Sequence from the Sphingobacteriaceae bacterium GW460-11-11-14-LB5 genome:
ATCATCTTTACTTAAAGGCGATGCAGAAACCACACAAGAATTTAATGTATCCGCTGATGGAACTGTAAAAGTAAATAATCAATTTAAAGCAGTGACAGGCAACTACAAAAGTTTAATGCGTATCGGTAACGATTTACAACTGAAAAACGATTACAGCAATATCCAATGGTATGGTCGCGGTCCGGGCGAAAATTATGTAGATAGAAAAACGGCTTCATTAATTGGTACTTATAAATCAACGGTTTCTGATCAGTATTTTCCTTATGCACGCCCACAAGAAAGTGGTAATAAAACCGACGTACGCTGGGTAACTTTTACCAATAAAGCTGGTAAAGGCTTACGTTTCGAATTTGCCGATCAGTTGCTGAATTTTAATGCATTGCCATATTCGGTAGAAGATTTAGATCCAGAGGCCGAGAAAAAACAATATCACTCTGGCGAACTGGTAAAACGCAACCAGATTTATGTGCACATGGATATGCAACAATTAGGTGTTCAGGGGATTGATAGCTGGGGCTCTATGCCATTAATTCAGTATCAGATCCCGTTTAAAGATTACCAGTACAGTTATTATATCAAACCGATTAAATAGTAATGGATAATGTAAAACGGATGATGGAACTAAGATCATCCGTTTTACGTTTTTGATAGACCATACCATTCAAAAAGACTAATATTTATGAAATTGAAACTAACGTTTCCGATGCTATTAATTGGTTTCACCGCTCTTGCTCAGCAACCAAAATTAGCGGTTACACCACCAATGGGCTGGATGAGCTGGAACATCATGTCAGAAAATCCGAACGAGAAAGATATTAAAGAAATGGCCGATGCCATGGTTACCAGTGGAATGGTGAAAGCAGGTTATCAGTATATTTTTTTAGACGATTGCTGGCAGGGTGGCCGCGATAATAAAAACAAAATCATTGCCGATCCAAAGAAATTTCCCTCAGGTATAAAAGCCCTGGCCGATTACCTGCACAGCAAAGGAATGAAACTGGGCATTTATTCTGATGCTGCCCCTTTAACCTGTGGTGGTTATACCGCAAGTTTAAACTTCGAAGATCAGGATGCTAAAACTTTTGCCTCTTGGGGGATAGATTATTTAAAATACGACTATTGCAACGCACCAGAAGATGTGGAAACGGCCAAAACCCGTTATGGCAAAATAGCACAGGCCTTACGCAAATCGGGTAGAGATATTGTATTAGGTATTTGCGAATGGGGCCCACGCGAACCCTGGAACTGGGGTGCACAGGTTGGCGGACAGAGCTGGCGCACCACTTACGATATCAGAGATAAATGGAATGATGTTGAAGGTAAAGGTGGGGTAGGTATTTATAATGTTGTTGATAAAACCGCAGGATTGGCCAGCTTTTCAGGTCCGGGCAGATGGAACGATGGGGATATGCTGGTGGCAGGTTTACATGGAACAAAAGGCCCTTCATCGGCTTTTAATGGCAAAGGCTGTACCCAGGCTGAATACCAGAGCCAGATGAGTTTGTACAGTATGCTTAATTCACCTTTATATGCCAGTTGCGATATCCGTAAAATGGATAATGAAGCAAAAACCATTTTTACAAATGAAGAAGTAATTGCTTTAAACCAGGATGCTTTGGGTAAACAGGCCGAAAGAAAAATCAAAACGGAGATCTGGGATGTTTTTGTTCGCCCTTTAGCCAATGGCGATTTCGCCATAGCGGTTTTAAATAAATCGACAGCTGCTCAAAATGCAAAGATAAATTTTGCCGAATTAGGCCTGACTGATAAATACGAAATCAAAGATTTATGGCAGCATAAAGTAATTGGCAAAAATAATAAATGGAATGGTGAGGTAACTGCTCACGAAACCAAGGTTTTCCGCTTAAAGAAAGTTTAACACCTTAAATAACAACAAACCAAACACAAAATGAAATCACTATTATCCCTTGCATTAGTCGCAACTGGCTTAAGCGCCTTTGCTCAAGATGCTGCTAAAGATCCGGCAACAATCGTCATTACACCACAGCACACCCTTTCTAAAAACGACACTGCTTTTAGAAAAGCCATTGCCAAATGGAGCGATGAAACCTTAAAAAGTACCGATTATAAGAATATCAAAGCACAACCATCTGCTGAGGTTTTTCCAGGCGCAGTAAAAGCGGGCTTTCAGTTCGTAAACAAAACCGTAAGCATTGAGCATAAAAAAATGGCCGATAGTTTAGTGTCTATCGTGTCAACCCTGGGCTACTCTGGTTATGATAATGCGACCATGTACAGTACGGGTTTATATGCAAAAGCAGGCGAATATGTCGAAATCGATGTGCCTAAAAATGCCAATGTAAATGATTTAGAAGTGCAGATTGGTGCACATAGCGATCGTTTAAACTATTGGGTAGCTGGTAAAGAAGATTGGCGCAGAATGCCAATTATCACCAAAAAACAGCAATTGGTAATTGGAAAAAACAGATTGGCCTCGCCTTTTGGTGGACTGATTTATATTAATGTTAAACCTAAGGCCGAAAGTAGAAAAATTGACTTCAAAATTAGTCACGCCGTAGCAGCTCCTCTTTTTGTATTGGGAAAAAGCACGCAAAGCGATTGGGAGAACCAATTAAAGAATAATAAAGCGCCCTGGGGCGAAATGGCCACTGAAAATGTGATTCTAACTTTGCCAGATAGTGTTTTGCAAACCATTAAAAATCCTGAAGAGGTATTAAAACTATGGGATTTGGTGGTACTTGGAGAACTTGACCTGGCCAATATGCCAGCGCCATTTTACAGGGCTCAACGGATGGTGCCAGACGAGCATATTGGTGGAGGATACATGCACAGCGGTTATCCGATCATGATTCATCATTCACCATCGAGAAAAATGCTTTCAAACGAAATTATGGCCAACCCGGAGTTATTGATGAAACCAAGTAAGGGAGGTGCAAACTGGGGCTTCTTCCACGAAATTGGCCATAACATGCAAAACCTGAACTGGGTTTTTGGTGGCACGACCGAAGTGAGCAATAACTTCTTTTCGATTTATATGTTCGACAGGTTAATGGGCGGAAGAGACGATTCGCATACTGGCGTATCGAGTGCAAATACACAAAAGATGATGAAAAAATATTTTGCTGAAGGTGCAAGTTATGAAAAATGGAAAAGCGATGCATTTTTAGGTTTGATCATGTTCCGCCAAATGCAGGAAGGTTTTGGATGGGAAAGCTTTAAAGCCTTTTTTAAAGAGTACCAAAAAATCGGACCAAGTATTGGCAGGTTAAATGATCAGCAAAAACGCGATTTGTGGGTTAAAACGTATTCTAATGTGGTGAAAAGAAATTTAGCTCCATTTTTTAATACCTGGGGAGTTGGCATAAGTGAAGAAACACAGAAAGAATTAAGCGGCCTTCGTGCCTGGAAACCTTATAATTTTCCTCCGGTAAACTAGCCGTAACCATTTTAAATTAACTCAAATCAAATAATAATGGCAGTAAGTAGAAAAATTGCTTTAAACACAAGCGAGCAAAGTGGTAATCAACTTCATATTTATGAGGTTAATCCGATTATTTTTTATTCTGGCGAAGCAGATGAACTCAATATCGAGCTTTTAGAATTTAATCACGGAGAACTGATTATTAAATCGC
This genomic interval carries:
- a CDS encoding alpha-galactosidase → MKLKLTFPMLLIGFTALAQQPKLAVTPPMGWMSWNIMSENPNEKDIKEMADAMVTSGMVKAGYQYIFLDDCWQGGRDNKNKIIADPKKFPSGIKALADYLHSKGMKLGIYSDAAPLTCGGYTASLNFEDQDAKTFASWGIDYLKYDYCNAPEDVETAKTRYGKIAQALRKSGRDIVLGICEWGPREPWNWGAQVGGQSWRTTYDIRDKWNDVEGKGGVGIYNVVDKTAGLASFSGPGRWNDGDMLVAGLHGTKGPSSAFNGKGCTQAEYQSQMSLYSMLNSPLYASCDIRKMDNEAKTIFTNEEVIALNQDALGKQAERKIKTEIWDVFVRPLANGDFAIAVLNKSTAAQNAKINFAELGLTDKYEIKDLWQHKVIGKNNKWNGEVTAHETKVFRLKKV